A window of Streptomyces sp. Je 1-332 genomic DNA:
GAGGGCTCGACATCGCGTGGCGATGAGGGCGATGGCACGGATGCACCCACGACCCCACCGGAAGCGTTGGATGGAACAGTGGACGCATCGGTCCTGGCTTGTTCTCCGGAAGCGGCAGGTGCAGCGGATGCTGAACTTCCTGGCGAAGAAGGGCTCTGCGGGACGGGAGCGATCTGAGTCCCTTGCGAGCGCCACTCCTTCTCCTGCATGTGATCGGCTGGTGGCGAAAACGTTGGTGGCGTCTGACTGTTTACTTGCTGGGCCGAGAACTGATAGGTCTGCGCCAGCTTCCGCATTCGCTGCGCGGCCTCAGCTTGTGCCGCGTCGATTCGCCCCTGCGCGGCGGTCGCGTCCGACTGGGACGTCTGCGTCACTTTTTGTGCGTCCGGATCGTTCTTCGCCCCCTGCGCGGCCGCCAAATTCTCGTTGGCACTGCGCAGCTCGACCTTCGCTGTCTTGGTTTCCGAGACATCCGGCATGGACGCCTTGGCTTCGGCGATGGCGGAGCTGACTTCGAGCATCCAGCGCGAAGCGACCTCGCTGTAGTCGCCAAGTTTCAGCGTGGAACTAGCCGCTTGGTTGCCCCAATCCCGGAAGGCGTCCCCGGCCTCGCCGCGCCACTCCAAGCCCTTGACGTGCTTCTTCAGGTCATCACCGATCTTGGTGATCGCCGAAGCGGCCCCCGACAGCTTGGCGGCCAGTTCTGCGGCACCGGCCGGGCTTGCGGACTCGAGCAACGCCACGAGTTGCTCGTGCGTCATCGACTCGAAGTCCGTGTGCGCGACCTTCGGCTCTCTGCCCTTCGACCCCTCAGGCATGACGTTTTCCCCCGTTCCTCAATTGAATGCGGTCATCAGAGGCCTGTTTCCCGACCTGGCTTTCTCGGGCCGGAAGGGCTGCCGTCGCCCTGCCTGTACGGATCTCTCGAGGCGTCGTAATACCCCTCTGCCTCCGCGTTGATCGCCTTCATGCGCGCCCGGATGTCGTCCTCCAGGTTGTCGTAGCCCACCCGGGACGCATGGACAGCGAGGCCAAGCCCTTCGATCTGCGCGCCCAGCGCCTTCGACAGCTTCTCCAGTTCGTCGTGCACGATCTCGTACGACTCGTACAGGAACTGGGCCTCCTTGAACTCCCCGGAGCCCAACTGGGCACGCGACAAGCGATCTGCCCCGACTGTGCCCGGCGCTGCCGGCGAGCCCTCAAGATCGCTCAGTAGGTTGTCGACGCGCCTCTTGAAACCCTTCATGGCGCCGGCCTGAATATCCAGGGCCATTTGTGGATTCACGCCGTAAAGGGTGTCAAAGGACTTGCCCGTATCTGGTGTCTCACGCCCTGCGTCGCCATTCTTGGCGCTCGAACTTCCCACGCCTGCCTCCCCGTTGAGCTGAGCCCCGCTGGTCAGTCAAGTCTCCGACAGCACTCTAGTAGTGCTGTCGCATCAGCCCCACCTGTATCAGGGCTGTCCCGCGCTTTCGGGACACGAACGTGCCCCGTCCCTGCGGCATGGCCCGTGCGCGCACATTGCCGAGAATGTCGCCCTCGCTCGGATCGCCCGACAGCACTACGCCCTGTGCCCCGAGCTCCTTCACTCGCTGCATGAACGACTCGTACATCGACCGTGAAGCGCCGGCGGAGCTGCGCGCGATGATGAACTTCACGCCGACGTCGCGTGCGAACGGCAGATGCTCGACCAGTACGCCCAGTGGATTGACGGAGTTCGTGGCCACGAGTTCATAGTCATCGATGATCACGAACAGCTCCGGCCCGTTCCACCAGCTCCGATCGCGCAACTCCTGAGGGGTGATGTCGGGCTTGGGAGCGCGCTTCTCCATGAACGTGGCGATCGCGTTCATGTGTACATCCATCGCCGACGCCATCGGCGCGTACTCCAGAAGGTGTTCCTCCGAGACCGCTTCCAGCATCGTGCGGCGATAGTCGCCGACCACGATCCGTGCCTGAGCGGGTGTGTATCTCTCCGCGATCTGCTTCGCGATAAGACGCAGCAGATTCGTCTTGCCCGATTCGCTTTCGCCGAAGACGAGGAAGAACGGATCTGTCTCGAAGTCGACGAAGACCGGTTCCAGGTTCGCTTCGTCGATGCCGATCGCGATGCCGTTCTGCGGAAACTCAAAGCCCTTCGGCAGTTGATCGGCGGGCATCTTGCGGGGCAGCAGTCGAACCGTTGGTGCTGCGGGACTACGCCAGTGGCTCTTGACTGCTTCGACCAATTCAGTCGTCGCGTCCGACAGAGTCCCGGCGTCGGTGGAGGAGTCCACACGCGGCATCGCCGTCATGAAGTGCAGCTTCTCCGGTACCTGGCCACGGCCGGGCACCCCGGCGGGGACGTTCATCGCCACCTTGCGGTCGAATTCCGAATCCATGACGTCGCCGAGCCTGAGCTCGAGCCGGCCCAGCATCTGGTCCTTCAGGGCCGCTCGTACCTCCATGTAGCGCGATGCCGAAACGACCACATGGACGCCGTAACCGAGCCCGCGGCCCGCGATGTCGTGGACGACTCCTTCGAGCATGTCGTAGTCGTTCTTGAAGCTGCCCCAGCCGTCGATGATCAGGAACACATCGCCCCATGCCTCGCCCGGCAGCTGACCGGCTGCGCGGCGACGCCGGTACGTCGTGATGGAGTCGATGCCCTGAGTGCGGAAGAACTCCTCGCGGCGATTGAGGATGCCTACGACCTCCGCGACCGTCCTGCGCACCCGCTCCGGGTCGAGCCGCGAGGCGACTCCACCTACGTGGGGAAGATCGGCCACTGGTGCGAGGCCTCCACCTCCGAAGTCCAGGCAGTAGAACTGGACTTCGTGCGAAGTATGCGTGAGCGCGAATGACGTGACGAGGGTGCGCAGCAGCGTCGACTTTCCGGACTGCGGTCCGCCGACGACGAGCATGTGACCGGCCGCTCCGGAGAAGTCGCGGTACAGCACCTCACGCTTCTGCTCGAAGGGCTTGTCGATGAGGCCGAGGGGTACCACGAGCCCACCCAGTCGCGCATACTCGCCCGCCTGCAGACCGCGCTCCGGTGTAGTGGTGAGCGGTGGCAGCACCTGGTCGAGCGGCGGGGCCTGGTCCAGGGGCGGCAGCCACACTTGGTGAGCCGGGACACCCTGGCCTTCCAGGCGACGAACGACCACGTCCAGGACCGTGTCGGCCAGCGCCTCGTCTTCCCGTAGGGAAGCCGCGCGCGCACGTCCGGGGTCAGGAGCGGCGTAGGTCGCCGCTACCGGCGCCGCTGTGAACAGGGCGGGTCGGCGCTCGATGGGGAGCTGGTCCGGAGCGGGAGAGGTTCCGCCCGCTCGATACACCCCGGACACATACGCTGCCTTGAAGCGTGTCATCTCGTCCGTGCCGAGCTTCAGGTAACCCGAGCCCGGCACCGAGGGGAGGTGATAGGCGTCCGGA
This region includes:
- the eccCa gene encoding type VII secretion protein EccCa: MSQIVVKRPPRSLPPEVPTLDLQLEAPPELPRGQQEGVLMQVLPTLGMGSSVVFFFASPNAHPFMRIMGVVMLASTVAMVIAQVVRYRRGTQGQMADVRRDYLKYLAQTRRKVRGTALRQRDAQLYLHPSPDQLWAVVAEGSRLWERRVGDRDFGQARLGLGPQQLATPLVAPETAPVDELEPLAAGAMQRFIAVHSSIENLPVAVSLRAFYHLTVSGEPETAQATARALVGQLATLHGPEDLVIAVVAAPGAVGRWDWTKWLPHCQLPGQVDGAGTKRLFGDDLGELEQHLAARLDGRPRFSRDGQPVLDQPHIVVILDGGLVPPTSVFAAQEGLQGVTIVEVVSGELDEPRGGLSVVARPGRLRLESGGGIAYEGAPDGLTLPAAEALARQLAPLRMGGGDDDEPLLANLDFTDLLNLGDAASVDVTRTWRPRSTAERLRVPIGVGEDGQPVMLDLKEAAQEGMGPHGLCVGATGSGKSELLRTLVLGLAVTHSSETLNFVLADFKGGATFAGMSELPHVAAVITNLSDDLTLVDRMGDAIRGELQRRQELLRSAGNYANIHDYEKARAAGAPLAPLASMVLVIDEFSELLTAKPDFIDMFIQIGRIGRSLGVHLLLASQRLEEGKLRGLDTYLSYRVGLRTFSASESRTALGVPDAYHLPSVPGSGYLKLGTDEMTRFKAAYVSGVYRAGGTSPAPDQLPIERRPALFTAAPVAATYAAPDPGRARAASLREDEALADTVLDVVVRRLEGQGVPAHQVWLPPLDQAPPLDQVLPPLTTTPERGLQAGEYARLGGLVVPLGLIDKPFEQKREVLYRDFSGAAGHMLVVGGPQSGKSTLLRTLVTSFALTHTSHEVQFYCLDFGGGGLAPVADLPHVGGVASRLDPERVRRTVAEVVGILNRREEFFRTQGIDSITTYRRRRAAGQLPGEAWGDVFLIIDGWGSFKNDYDMLEGVVHDIAGRGLGYGVHVVVSASRYMEVRAALKDQMLGRLELRLGDVMDSEFDRKVAMNVPAGVPGRGQVPEKLHFMTAMPRVDSSTDAGTLSDATTELVEAVKSHWRSPAAPTVRLLPRKMPADQLPKGFEFPQNGIAIGIDEANLEPVFVDFETDPFFLVFGESESGKTNLLRLIAKQIAERYTPAQARIVVGDYRRTMLEAVSEEHLLEYAPMASAMDVHMNAIATFMEKRAPKPDITPQELRDRSWWNGPELFVIIDDYELVATNSVNPLGVLVEHLPFARDVGVKFIIARSSAGASRSMYESFMQRVKELGAQGVVLSGDPSEGDILGNVRARAMPQGRGTFVSRKRGTALIQVGLMRQHY